TCTTAATCGACTCTCCGATCATGTATTCAACAAACTCAAATGTTTATCAACAGTACTCTCAAGCCCCAAATCTATTCGGCCAAACCACCACCACTGGTGTACCGGTGAGCTCCACAGGCCAATACTATGAAACTTCCCAGCCAGCTGCGTTTCATGTTCAGTCCTCTACAAACCCAAACTCCTATGACAAGTACTCCCACGCGCCGCTTTCTTTCGACCAAGAGGCCGCCAGTAACGGTGTCCCAGTGAGCTCCACCAGCCAATTTTATGAGGCTTCACAGCCTGCAACTCCGTTTCTTGTTCAGTCTAAAGCTCGAGTGCCTTGGTCAACTGGTCTCTGTGACTGCTTCTCGGATTACAAAAATTGTGAGTAAGAATGTTAACTAGCCTTGTGAAATGGCTTGTGTCCTTGTTTTTTTGACACACTGGATAATTTTTACAGGTTGCTTGACTATGTGGTGTCCGTGCATTACTTTTGGTCGAATTGCAGAGATTGTGGATAAAGGATCCTCAT
This genomic stretch from Quercus lobata isolate SW786 chromosome 3, ValleyOak3.0 Primary Assembly, whole genome shotgun sequence harbors:
- the LOC115982971 gene encoding protein PLANT CADMIUM RESISTANCE 2-like, which encodes MYSTNSNVYQQYSQAPNLFGQTTTTGVPVSSTGQYYETSQPAAFHVQSSTNPNSYDKYSHAPLSFDQEAASNGVPVSSTSQFYEASQPATPFLVQSKARVPWSTGLCDCFSDYKNCCLTMWCPCITFGRIAEIVDKGSSSCGAGGALYTLICCVVCCPCFYSCFYRSKMRQQYTLEKSPCGDCLVHCCCESCALCQEYRELESRGYDMKIGWHGNVERRNRGVTMASTAPVVEGGMTR